The DNA window GTGCCCGTCTGACGTTGAACACCGACAGATTAAGTACCGGAACAACGTGATTGAATGCGATCATGGCAAACTGAAACGGATAATCAACGCCACGCTGGGATTTAAATCCATGAAGACGGCTTACGCCACCATCAAAGGTATTGAGGTGATGCGTGCACTACGCAAAGGCCAGGCCTCAGCATTTTATTATGGTGATCCCCTGGGCGAAATGCGCCTGGTAAGCAGAGTTTTTGAAATGTAAGGCCTTTGAATAAGACAAAAGGCTGCCTCATCGCTAACTTTGCAACAGTGCCCGCTCAGATCGACACCACGACTGCGTCCGGTCGCATGGTGTTCGGAATCTTCGCCACCTTGGCCGAGTTCGAGCGGGATCTGATCCGAGAGCGCACCATGGCGGGTCTCGCCTCCGCGAGAGCGCGCGGTCGCAAGGGCGGACGAAAATTCGCGCTCACCAAAGCTCAGGTGCGTCTCGCGCAAGCCGCCATGGCCCAGCGCGATACTTCAGTTTCCGATCTCTGCAAGGAACTCGGCATCGAGCGCGTCACTCTCTACCGATATGTCGGTCCCAAAGGCGAGCTCAGAGACCATGGAAAGCATGTTCTCGGACTTACGTAGCAACTCGTTTCTTTTCGCAGGTTGAGCCACCTCCGCGCTTCATCAGAAAACTGAAGGAACCTCCATTGAATCGAACTAATATTTTTTTTGGTGAATCGCATTCTGACTGGTTGCCTGTCAGAGGCGGAGAATCTGGTGATTTTGTTTTTCGACGTGGTGACGGGCATGCCTTCGCGAAAATCGCACCTGCTTCCCGCCGCGGTGAGCTCGCTGGAGAGCGTGACCGCCTCATTTGGCTCAAAGGTCGAGGTGTGGCTTGCCCCGAGGTGATCAACTGGCAGGAGGAACAGGAGGGTGCATGCTTGGTGATAACGGCAATTCCGGGAGTACCGGCGGCTGATCTGTCTGGAGCGGATTTGCTCAAAGCGTGGCCGTCAATGGGGCAGCAACTTGGCGCTGTTCACAGCCTATCGGTTGATCAATGTCCGTTTGAGCGCAGGCTGTCGCGAATGTTCGGACGCGCCGTTGATGTGGTGTCCCGCAATGCCGTCAATCCCGACTTCTTACCGGACGAGGACAAGAGTACGCCGCAGCTCGATCTTTTGGCTCGTGTCGAACGAGAGCTACCGGTGCGGCTCGACCAAGAGCGCACCGATATGGTTGTTTGCCATGGTGATCCCTGCATGCCGAACTTCATGGTGGACCCTAAAACTCTTCAATGCACGGGTCTGATCGACCTTGGGCGGCTCGGAACAGCAGATCGCTATGCCGATTTGGCACTCATGATTGCTAACGCCGAAGAGAACTGGGCAGCGCCAGATGAAGCAGAGCGCGCCTTCGCTGTCCTATTCAATGTATTGGGGATCGAAGCCCCCGACCGCGAACGCCTTGCCTTCTATCTGCGATTGGACCCTCTGACTTGGGGTTGATGTTCATGCCGCCTGTTTTTCCTGCTCATTGGCACGTTTCGCAACCTGTTCTCATTGCGGACACCTTTTCCAGCCTCGTTTGGA is part of the Corynebacterium imitans genome and encodes:
- the aph(3'')-Ib gene encoding aminoglycoside O-phosphotransferase APH(3'')-Ib — its product is MNRTNIFFGESHSDWLPVRGGESGDFVFRRGDGHAFAKIAPASRRGELAGERDRLIWLKGRGVACPEVINWQEEQEGACLVITAIPGVPAADLSGADLLKAWPSMGQQLGAVHSLSVDQCPFERRLSRMFGRAVDVVSRNAVNPDFLPDEDKSTPQLDLLARVERELPVRLDQERTDMVVCHGDPCMPNFMVDPKTLQCTGLIDLGRLGTADRYADLALMIANAEENWAAPDEAERAFAVLFNVLGIEAPDRERLAFYLRLDPLTWG